A part of Bacillus thuringiensis genomic DNA contains:
- the prmA gene encoding 50S ribosomal protein L11 methyltransferase, which produces MKWSEISIHTTEEAVEAVSHILHEAGASGVAIEDPAELTKEREQQYGEIYALNPDEYPAEGVLIKAYFPQTDSLHETIAGVKSSIDMLPSYDIEIGTGNITVNEVNEEDWATAWKKYYHPVQISDTFTIVPTWEEYTPASPEEKIIELDPGMAFGTGTHPTTTMCIRALEKTVQPGDTIIDVGTGSGVLSIAAAKLGASSVQAYDLDPVAVESAEMNVRLNKTDDIVSVGQNSLLEGIEGPVDLIVANLLAEIILLFPEDAARVVKSGGLFITSGIIAAKEKVISEALEKAGFTIEEVLRMEDWVAIIARNA; this is translated from the coding sequence GTGAAATGGTCAGAAATTAGTATTCATACAACAGAAGAAGCAGTAGAAGCTGTCTCTCATATTTTACATGAAGCTGGTGCTAGTGGAGTTGCGATTGAGGATCCAGCAGAGTTGACGAAAGAGCGCGAGCAACAATACGGTGAAATTTATGCATTGAACCCAGATGAATATCCGGCGGAAGGTGTATTAATAAAAGCATATTTCCCGCAAACGGATTCTTTACATGAAACGATTGCAGGTGTAAAATCATCTATTGATATGCTTCCATCTTACGACATTGAAATTGGTACTGGAAATATTACCGTTAACGAAGTCAATGAAGAAGATTGGGCTACTGCTTGGAAAAAATATTACCATCCAGTACAAATTTCTGATACATTCACAATTGTGCCGACGTGGGAAGAGTATACACCAGCTTCTCCGGAAGAAAAAATTATTGAATTAGATCCAGGTATGGCGTTTGGGACAGGAACTCATCCGACAACAACGATGTGTATTCGTGCTTTAGAAAAAACAGTTCAGCCAGGTGACACTATCATTGATGTAGGAACAGGTTCTGGTGTGCTTAGTATTGCAGCGGCAAAATTAGGTGCGTCTTCTGTTCAGGCGTATGATTTAGATCCAGTTGCAGTTGAAAGTGCAGAAATGAACGTACGTTTAAATAAAACAGATGATATCGTGTCTGTTGGGCAAAATAGTCTTTTAGAGGGTATTGAAGGTCCTGTTGATTTAATCGTAGCTAACTTATTAGCAGAAATTATTCTTTTATTCCCTGAGGATGCAGCGAGAGTTGTGAAGTCAGGTGGATTATTTATTACATCGGGCATTATTGCTGCGAAGGAAAAGGTAATTTCGGAGGCGCTAGAAAAAGCTGGATTTACAATTGAAGAAGTGTTACGAATGGAAGATTGGGTAGCAATTATTGCACGAAATGCGTAA
- the dnaJ gene encoding chaperone protein DnaJ → MSKRDYYEVLGLSKGASKDEIKKAYRRLAKKYHPDVSKEENAIEKFKEVQEAYEVLSDDQKRAQYDQFGHAGANQGFGGFGGGGDFGGGFGFEDIFSSFFGGGGGRRRDPNAPRQGADLQYQVTLEFEEAIFGKELNVEIPVEDPCDTCKGSGAKPGTSKETCKHCSGSGQVSVEQNTPFGRIVNRQACGHCSGTGQMIKEKCTTCHGSGKVRKRKKINVKIPAGIDNGQQIRVSGKGESGVNGGPAGDLYVVVHVRNHEFFEREGDHIICEMPLTFAQMALGAEVEVPTVHGKVKLKIPAGTQTGTEFRLKGKGAPNVRGYGQGDQYVVVRVVVPTKLTSHQKELLREFAGQEEQDDSLFGKLKRAFKGE, encoded by the coding sequence ATGAGTAAACGAGATTATTATGAGGTTCTTGGCCTTAGCAAAGGTGCTTCTAAAGATGAAATAAAAAAAGCGTATCGTCGTTTGGCTAAAAAATACCATCCAGACGTAAGTAAAGAAGAAAATGCAATTGAAAAGTTTAAAGAAGTACAAGAAGCATACGAAGTATTAAGTGATGATCAAAAGCGCGCGCAATACGATCAATTCGGTCATGCTGGTGCAAATCAAGGTTTCGGTGGCTTTGGCGGCGGAGGAGACTTCGGCGGTGGCTTCGGTTTCGAAGATATCTTTAGTTCATTCTTTGGCGGTGGTGGTGGCAGACGCCGTGATCCAAATGCTCCGCGTCAAGGTGCTGACTTACAATACCAAGTTACTTTAGAGTTTGAAGAAGCTATTTTTGGTAAAGAGTTAAATGTTGAGATTCCAGTAGAAGATCCATGTGATACTTGTAAAGGTAGCGGAGCAAAACCAGGAACTTCAAAAGAAACATGTAAACATTGTTCAGGATCAGGTCAAGTAAGTGTAGAACAAAATACACCGTTTGGTCGTATTGTAAACCGTCAAGCTTGTGGTCATTGTTCAGGAACTGGTCAAATGATTAAAGAAAAATGTACGACATGTCATGGTTCTGGTAAAGTACGTAAACGTAAAAAAATCAATGTCAAAATTCCAGCAGGTATCGATAATGGTCAACAAATTCGTGTATCTGGAAAAGGTGAATCGGGCGTAAATGGCGGACCGGCAGGAGATTTATATGTTGTTGTTCATGTAAGAAATCATGAATTCTTTGAGCGTGAGGGAGATCACATTATTTGCGAAATGCCATTAACATTTGCGCAAATGGCACTTGGTGCTGAAGTGGAAGTTCCTACTGTTCATGGGAAAGTGAAGCTGAAAATTCCAGCAGGAACACAAACAGGAACAGAATTCCGCTTAAAAGGAAAAGGTGCGCCGAACGTACGTGGATACGGCCAAGGAGATCAATATGTAGTTGTTCGTGTTGTTGTACCGACGAAATTAACTTCACATCAAAAAGAGTTATTACGTGAATTTGCGGGACAAGAAGAGCAGGATGATAGTTTATTTGGAAAGCTTAAACGTGCTTTCAAAGGGGAATAA
- the dnaK gene encoding chaperone protein DnaK — protein MSKIIGIDLGTTNSCVAVMEGGEPKVIPNPEGNRTTPSVVAFKNEERQVGEVAKRQAITNPNTIMSVKRHMGTDYKVEVEGKDYTPQEISAIILQNLKASAEAYLGETVTKAVITVPAYFNDAERQATKDAGRIAGLEVERIINEPTAAALAYGLEKQDEEQKILVYDLGGGTFDVSILELADGTFEVISTAGDNRLGGDDFDQVIIDHLVAEFKKENNIDLSQDKMALQRLKDAAEKAKKDLSGVTQTQISLPFISAGAAGPLHLELTLTRAKFEEISAGLVERTLEPTRRALKDAGFAPSELDKVILVGGSTRIPAVQEAIKRETGKEPYKGVNPDEVVALGAAVQGGVLTGDVEGVLLLDVTPLSLGIETMGGVFTKLIERNTTIPTSKSQVFSTAADNQPAVDIHVLQGERPMSADNKTLGRFQLTDLPPAPRGIPQIEVTFDIDANGIVNVRAKDLGTSKEQTITIQSSSGLSDEEVDRMVQEAEANADADQKRKEEVELRNEADQLVFQTDKVVKDLEGKVDAAEVAKATEAKEALQAAIEKNELEEIRAKKDALQEIVQQLTVKLYEQAQAAAGQAEGAQGAQDTGAKKDNVVDAEFEEVKEDK, from the coding sequence ATGAGTAAAATTATCGGTATTGACTTAGGTACAACAAACTCTTGTGTAGCTGTTATGGAAGGTGGAGAACCAAAGGTTATCCCAAATCCAGAAGGAAACCGTACAACACCTTCTGTTGTAGCTTTCAAAAATGAAGAGCGTCAAGTTGGGGAAGTTGCAAAGCGTCAAGCAATTACAAACCCAAATACAATCATGTCTGTTAAACGTCATATGGGTACAGACTACAAAGTAGAAGTTGAAGGTAAAGATTATACACCTCAAGAAATTTCTGCAATCATTTTACAAAACTTAAAAGCTTCTGCTGAAGCATATTTAGGTGAAACAGTTACGAAAGCTGTTATTACAGTACCTGCATACTTCAACGATGCAGAACGTCAAGCAACAAAAGATGCTGGTCGTATCGCTGGTTTAGAAGTTGAGCGTATCATTAACGAACCAACAGCAGCAGCGCTTGCTTACGGTTTAGAAAAACAAGATGAAGAGCAAAAAATCTTAGTATATGACTTAGGTGGTGGTACATTTGACGTATCTATCCTTGAGTTAGCAGACGGAACATTCGAAGTTATTTCAACTGCTGGTGACAACCGTCTTGGTGGAGATGACTTTGACCAAGTTATTATTGACCACTTAGTAGCTGAATTCAAAAAAGAAAATAACATTGATTTAAGCCAAGATAAAATGGCACTTCAACGTTTGAAAGATGCAGCTGAAAAAGCGAAAAAAGATCTTTCTGGCGTAACACAAACACAAATTTCATTACCATTCATTAGTGCTGGAGCTGCTGGTCCATTACACTTAGAGTTAACGTTAACAAGAGCGAAATTCGAAGAGATTTCAGCAGGTCTTGTTGAAAGAACGTTAGAGCCAACTCGTCGTGCATTAAAAGACGCTGGTTTTGCTCCAAGCGAATTAGATAAAGTTATCCTTGTTGGTGGATCTACTCGTATCCCAGCTGTACAAGAAGCTATTAAACGTGAAACTGGTAAAGAACCATATAAAGGTGTAAACCCTGATGAAGTTGTAGCATTAGGTGCTGCAGTTCAAGGTGGCGTACTTACTGGTGATGTAGAAGGCGTACTATTATTAGACGTAACTCCACTTTCTTTAGGTATTGAAACTATGGGTGGTGTATTCACGAAATTAATCGAGCGTAACACTACAATTCCAACAAGTAAGTCACAAGTATTCTCAACAGCTGCTGATAACCAACCGGCAGTAGACATTCACGTATTACAAGGTGAGCGTCCAATGTCAGCTGACAACAAAACATTAGGTCGTTTCCAATTAACAGACCTTCCACCAGCACCACGTGGTATTCCACAAATCGAAGTAACATTCGATATTGATGCGAACGGTATCGTTAACGTACGTGCAAAAGACTTAGGAACAAGCAAAGAGCAAACTATTACAATCCAATCTTCTTCAGGTCTTTCTGATGAAGAAGTAGATCGTATGGTACAAGAAGCAGAAGCAAATGCTGACGCTGACCAAAAACGTAAGGAAGAAGTTGAACTTCGTAACGAAGCTGACCAACTTGTATTCCAAACGGATAAAGTTGTAAAAGATTTAGAAGGTAAAGTGGATGCGGCTGAAGTTGCAAAAGCAACAGAAGCGAAAGAAGCATTACAAGCTGCGATCGAGAAGAACGAGCTTGAGGAAATCCGTGCGAAAAAAGACGCTTTACAAGAAATCGTACAACAATTAACAGTTAAATTATACGAGCAAGCTCAAGCAGCTGCAGGGCAAGCAGAAGGTGCACAAGGCGCACAAGATACTGGCGCGAAGAAAGACAATGTAGTAGACGCTGAGTTTGAAGAAGTAAAAGAAGATAAGTAA
- the grpE gene encoding nucleotide exchange factor GrpE → MEERNEQVVEEVKEAQVEEAVTTENSEKTVEEKSEAALLQEKVDELQAKLTETEGRTLRLQADFENYKRRVQMDKQAAEKYRAQSLVSDILPALDNFERAMQVEATDEQTKSLLQGMEMVHRQLLEALTKEGVEVIESVGKQFDPNEHQAIMQVEDSEFESNAVVEEFQKGYKLKDRVIRPSMVKVNQ, encoded by the coding sequence GTGGAAGAGCGTAACGAACAAGTGGTAGAGGAAGTAAAAGAAGCGCAAGTTGAAGAAGCTGTCACGACAGAAAACAGTGAAAAAACTGTAGAAGAAAAAAGTGAGGCTGCTCTTTTACAAGAAAAAGTAGATGAGTTACAAGCGAAACTAACGGAAACGGAAGGTCGCACATTACGTCTACAAGCTGATTTTGAAAATTATAAGCGTCGTGTCCAAATGGATAAACAGGCTGCTGAAAAATATAGAGCACAAAGTCTAGTTTCAGATATTTTGCCAGCTCTTGATAATTTTGAAAGAGCGATGCAAGTGGAAGCAACTGATGAGCAAACGAAATCCTTGTTACAAGGTATGGAAATGGTGCATCGCCAATTGCTAGAAGCGCTGACTAAAGAAGGTGTTGAAGTGATTGAATCTGTCGGTAAACAGTTTGATCCTAATGAACACCAAGCTATTATGCAAGTGGAAGATAGTGAATTTGAATCGAACGCGGTAGTTGAAGAATTCCAAAAAGGTTATAAACTAAAAGACCGCGTGATTCGCCCATCAATGGTAAAAGTAAATCAATAA
- the hrcA gene encoding heat-inducible transcriptional repressor HrcA: protein MLTERQLLILQTIIDDFIGSAQPVGSRTLAKKDEITFSSATIRNEMADLEELGFIEKTHSSSGRVPSEKGYRFYVDHLLAPQNLPNDEIVQIKDLFAERIFEAEKIAQQSAQILSELTNYTAIVLGPKLSTNKLKNVQIVPLDRQTAVAIIVTDTGHVQSKTITVPESVDLSDLEKMVNILNEKLSGVPMAELHNKIFKEIVTVLRGYVHNYDSAIKMLDGTFQVPLSEKIYFGGKANMLSQPEFHDIHKVRSLLTMIDNEAEFYDILRHKQVGIQVNIGRENSATAMEDCSLISATYSIGEEQLGTIAILGPTRMQYSRVISLLQLFTRQFTDGLKK, encoded by the coding sequence ATGCTTACGGAACGTCAGCTCTTAATTTTACAAACAATTATTGATGACTTTATTGGATCAGCGCAACCTGTTGGGTCGAGGACGTTGGCTAAGAAAGATGAAATTACGTTTAGTTCAGCTACTATTCGAAATGAAATGGCTGATTTAGAGGAACTAGGATTTATTGAGAAAACGCATAGTTCTTCAGGACGTGTTCCTTCCGAAAAAGGATATCGTTTTTATGTAGACCATCTTTTAGCGCCGCAAAACTTACCGAACGATGAAATTGTACAAATTAAAGATTTATTTGCTGAACGAATTTTTGAAGCGGAAAAGATTGCACAGCAATCGGCTCAAATTTTATCAGAGCTTACGAATTATACGGCTATTGTTCTTGGACCGAAGTTAAGCACAAATAAACTTAAAAACGTACAAATTGTACCGCTTGATCGTCAAACTGCAGTCGCTATTATTGTAACTGATACAGGGCATGTACAAAGCAAAACGATTACCGTTCCGGAATCTGTTGATTTATCAGATTTAGAAAAAATGGTTAATATTTTAAATGAAAAGCTGTCGGGTGTACCAATGGCAGAACTGCATAACAAAATCTTTAAAGAGATTGTTACAGTTTTACGTGGGTATGTTCATAATTACGATAGTGCAATAAAAATGTTAGATGGTACATTTCAAGTTCCTTTATCGGAAAAGATATACTTTGGAGGCAAAGCAAATATGCTTTCGCAACCAGAGTTCCATGACATTCACAAAGTAAGATCCTTGCTGACGATGATTGATAATGAAGCCGAGTTTTATGACATTTTGCGTCATAAACAAGTAGGTATTCAAGTGAACATTGGTAGGGAAAACTCTGCGACGGCCATGGAAGATTGTAGTTTAATTTCTGCAACATATTCGATTGGAGAAGAACAGCTTGGAACAATTGCTATTTTAGGTCCGACAAGAATGCAATACTCTCGGGTAATTAGTTTGTTACAGTTATTTACGAGACAATTTACTGATGGACTTAAAAAGTAA
- the hemW gene encoding radical SAM family heme chaperone HemW — MVQAAYIHIPFCQHICHYCDFNKVFIERQPVDQYLEYLEKEIINTVQKEPFDSMKTIFVGGGTPTALNMEQTKKLLDIINRRLRPFAPNCELTFEANPGDLPKEKLNVLLEGGVNRISFGVQTFRDELLEKIGRRHTREDAFVAIREAQEVGFKNINVDIIYALPGQTIEDVKETLDIAFTLGVQHFSAYSLIVEPKTVFYNLMNKGKLRLPGEDHEAKMYEMVMNEMEKHGYTQYEISNFSKGDNESRHNLTYWNNEEYYGFGAGAHSYVNGERIQNVGPLKQYFNKIDETGFPYLDVHAVTEKERMEEELFLGLRKTQGVSKILFQKKFNMEMNQVFAKQLQKNQEQGLLEEKDGYVHLTRKGKLLGNEVFQSFLID; from the coding sequence TTGGTGCAAGCTGCATATATTCACATTCCGTTTTGTCAGCATATTTGTCACTATTGTGATTTTAATAAAGTGTTTATTGAACGCCAACCGGTCGATCAATATTTAGAGTATTTAGAGAAAGAAATAATAAATACAGTTCAAAAAGAACCGTTTGATAGTATGAAAACGATTTTTGTTGGTGGAGGAACTCCGACAGCGTTAAATATGGAGCAGACAAAGAAATTATTAGATATTATAAATCGTCGTTTACGTCCGTTCGCCCCAAACTGTGAATTAACATTTGAAGCGAATCCAGGTGATTTACCGAAAGAGAAGTTAAATGTATTGCTAGAAGGTGGAGTGAACCGAATTAGTTTTGGTGTGCAAACATTTCGGGATGAGTTGCTTGAGAAAATTGGGCGTAGGCATACGAGGGAAGATGCATTTGTAGCAATTAGAGAAGCGCAGGAAGTGGGCTTTAAAAATATAAATGTAGATATTATTTATGCTCTGCCAGGGCAGACAATAGAAGATGTTAAAGAAACATTAGACATTGCTTTTACGCTTGGTGTACAACATTTCTCGGCATATTCATTAATTGTGGAACCGAAAACTGTGTTTTATAACTTAATGAATAAAGGGAAATTAAGACTTCCAGGTGAAGACCATGAAGCGAAAATGTATGAAATGGTAATGAATGAGATGGAGAAACACGGATATACCCAGTATGAAATTAGCAATTTCTCAAAAGGTGATAATGAAAGTAGACATAATCTCACATACTGGAATAATGAGGAGTATTATGGATTTGGAGCTGGAGCGCATAGTTATGTAAATGGAGAGCGTATCCAAAATGTAGGGCCGCTCAAGCAATATTTCAATAAAATCGATGAAACTGGATTTCCGTATTTAGATGTTCACGCGGTGACGGAGAAAGAAAGAATGGAAGAAGAGTTGTTCTTAGGGCTTCGAAAAACACAAGGCGTATCTAAAATATTGTTTCAAAAGAAATTTAATATGGAGATGAATCAAGTTTTCGCGAAGCAGTTGCAAAAAAATCAAGAACAAGGATTGCTTGAAGAGAAAGATGGATATGTTCATTTAACGCGAAAAGGAAAATTATTAGGGAATGAAGTATTCCAATCATTTTTGATTGACTAA
- a CDS encoding winged helix-turn-helix transcriptional regulator yields the protein MSENIRKDIHEKIQNGNFNCEKELTLSIISGKWKVVILWHLGVEGPHRFSELQRLFPSISHKVLSNQLKELMEDGIVDRTVYPEIPPRVEYYMTELGMSLLPIVEMMYDWGKMRMEQIRNTLEK from the coding sequence ATGTCCGAAAATATTCGAAAAGATATTCACGAGAAAATACAAAATGGCAATTTTAATTGTGAAAAGGAATTGACGCTTTCTATTATTAGTGGGAAGTGGAAAGTTGTGATACTGTGGCATCTTGGTGTGGAAGGGCCTCATCGTTTTAGTGAATTACAACGATTATTCCCAAGCATTTCTCATAAAGTTTTGTCGAACCAATTAAAAGAGTTAATGGAAGATGGGATTGTTGACCGAACAGTATACCCAGAAATTCCTCCGCGAGTAGAGTATTATATGACGGAATTAGGCATGTCGCTTTTACCAATCGTTGAAATGATGTATGATTGGGGAAAAATGCGAATGGAACAAATTCGTAATACGTTAGAGAAGTAA
- the lepA gene encoding elongation factor 4 — protein MNKEERAKRQSKIRNFSIIAHIDHGKSTLADRILEKTNALTQREMKAQLLDSMDLERERGITIKLNAVQLTYKAKDGEEYILHLIDTPGHVDFTYEVSRSLAACEGAILVVDAAQGIEAQTLANVYLALDNNLEILPVINKIDLPSADPERVRQEVEDVIGLDASEAVLASAKAGIGIEEILEQIVEKVPAPTGDSEEPLQCMIFDSLYDPYRGVIAYIRVVNGTVKVGDKVRMMATGKEFEVTEVGVFTPKTTQRDELTVGDVGFLAASIKNVGDTRVGDTITHAKRPAAEALAGYRKLNPMVFCGLYPIDSARYNDLRDALEKLELNDSALEFEPETSQALGFGFRCGFLGLLHMEIIQERIEREFKIDLITTAPSVIYKVYLTNGEDVIVDNPSNMPDPQSIDRVEEPFVKAAIMVPNDYVGAVMEICQGKRGTFIDMQYLDETRVTLTYDIPLSEIVYDFFDQLKSNTKGYASFDYELIGYKPSKLVKMDILLNNEQVDALSFIVHRDSAYDRGKVIVEKLKELIPRQQFEVPIQATIGNKVVARSTIKAMRKNVLAKCYGGDISRKRKLLDKQKEGKKRMKSVGSVEVPQEAFMAVLKMDDN, from the coding sequence ATGAACAAAGAAGAAAGAGCAAAAAGACAGTCCAAAATCCGTAATTTCTCTATCATTGCTCATATTGACCACGGAAAATCAACGTTAGCAGACCGTATTTTAGAGAAAACAAACGCGTTAACACAACGTGAAATGAAAGCTCAATTGCTTGACTCTATGGATTTAGAGCGTGAGCGCGGTATTACAATTAAATTAAATGCAGTACAATTAACGTATAAAGCGAAAGACGGTGAAGAGTATATTCTTCACTTAATCGATACTCCAGGACATGTCGACTTTACGTACGAAGTATCTCGTAGTTTAGCGGCTTGTGAAGGTGCAATTCTTGTTGTGGATGCAGCACAAGGGATTGAGGCGCAAACATTAGCGAACGTATATTTAGCGCTTGATAACAATTTGGAAATTTTACCAGTTATTAATAAAATCGACTTACCAAGTGCGGACCCAGAACGTGTACGTCAAGAGGTAGAAGATGTAATTGGTTTAGATGCATCAGAAGCAGTACTTGCTTCAGCAAAAGCTGGAATTGGTATTGAAGAAATTTTAGAACAAATCGTTGAAAAAGTACCAGCTCCAACAGGTGATTCAGAAGAGCCGTTACAATGTATGATTTTCGATTCTTTATATGATCCGTATCGTGGTGTAATTGCTTATATCCGTGTTGTAAATGGAACGGTAAAAGTTGGCGATAAAGTACGTATGATGGCAACTGGAAAAGAATTTGAAGTAACAGAAGTAGGTGTGTTTACACCGAAAACAACGCAACGTGACGAGTTAACAGTAGGTGATGTAGGTTTCTTAGCAGCATCTATTAAAAACGTTGGTGATACACGCGTTGGTGATACGATTACACATGCGAAACGTCCAGCTGCAGAGGCGTTAGCAGGATATCGTAAGTTAAACCCAATGGTATTCTGTGGTTTATATCCGATTGATTCTGCTCGCTATAACGACTTACGTGATGCATTAGAAAAACTAGAACTGAATGATTCTGCTCTTGAGTTTGAACCAGAAACATCTCAAGCGCTAGGATTTGGTTTCCGTTGTGGTTTCTTAGGACTTCTTCACATGGAAATTATTCAAGAACGTATTGAACGTGAATTTAAGATTGACTTAATTACAACAGCGCCAAGCGTTATTTATAAAGTTTATTTAACAAACGGTGAAGATGTTATTGTTGATAATCCATCTAATATGCCAGATCCACAGTCTATCGATCGTGTAGAAGAGCCGTTTGTGAAGGCTGCAATTATGGTTCCGAATGACTATGTTGGAGCTGTAATGGAAATTTGCCAAGGTAAACGTGGAACGTTTATTGATATGCAGTATTTAGATGAAACACGTGTTACATTGACATATGACATCCCGTTATCAGAAATCGTATATGATTTCTTCGATCAATTGAAATCAAATACGAAAGGATATGCATCATTTGACTACGAGTTAATTGGTTATAAACCATCTAAACTTGTGAAAATGGATATTCTTTTAAATAATGAGCAAGTGGATGCTTTATCATTCATCGTGCACCGTGATTCAGCATATGACCGTGGTAAAGTAATCGTAGAGAAATTAAAAGAATTAATTCCAAGACAACAGTTCGAAGTACCAATTCAGGCTACTATCGGAAATAAAGTTGTAGCCCGTTCTACAATTAAAGCGATGCGTAAAAACGTACTTGCAAAATGTTACGGTGGTGACATTTCTCGTAAACGTAAACTTCTTGATAAGCAAAAAGAAGGTAAAAAACGTATGAAGTCTGTTGGTTCTGTAGAAGTACCGCAAGAAGCATTCATGGCTGTATTGAAAATGGATGACAACTAA
- a CDS encoding YqxA family protein — protein sequence MMGRDDNRLSRFSLLCICSAALCLLMIIAGVALANHGLKSMKGYQQMSYEQIAHMTGTEGAGAESTILGSSFSVTEKQKQLESLKSFNVVEGIGMAIASATYEVTKFGTDIVVGKVKEIFS from the coding sequence TTGATGGGAAGAGACGATAATCGTTTAAGTCGCTTTTCGCTTTTATGTATATGTAGTGCGGCCTTATGTTTACTTATGATAATAGCAGGGGTGGCACTTGCTAATCATGGTTTGAAAAGTATGAAAGGTTATCAGCAAATGTCGTATGAACAAATCGCTCATATGACAGGAACAGAGGGTGCAGGTGCTGAATCAACAATTTTGGGAAGTTCGTTTTCCGTTACTGAGAAACAAAAACAATTAGAAAGCTTAAAAAGTTTTAATGTTGTAGAAGGAATTGGTATGGCAATAGCAAGTGCTACTTATGAAGTAACAAAGTTTGGAACGGATATAGTTGTTGGGAAAGTGAAAGAGATTTTTAGTTAA
- the gpr gene encoding GPR endopeptidase translates to MKEPLDLSKYSVRTDLAVEAHQMLQESQEEQKGIQGVLVKEREEEGITITKVTIDEIASESMGKKPGSYLTLEVQGIRQQDTELQQKVERIFAKEFSYFLEEVGVTKEASCLIVGLGNWNVTPDALGPIVVENVLVTRHLFQLQPESVEEGFRPVSAIRPGVMGITGIETSDVIYGIIEKTKPDFVIAIDALAARSIERVNSTIQISDTGIHPGSGVGNKRKELSKETLGIPVIAIGVPTVVDAVSITSDTIDFILKHFGREMKEGNKPSRSLLPAGFSFGEKKKLTEEDMPDEKSRNMFLGAVGTLEDEEKRKLIYEVLSPLGHNLMVTPKEVDAFIEDMANVIASGLNAALHHQIDQDNTGAYTH, encoded by the coding sequence ATGAAAGAACCATTAGATTTAAGTAAATATAGTGTTAGAACGGACCTTGCTGTAGAGGCACATCAAATGCTGCAAGAGAGTCAAGAAGAGCAAAAAGGGATACAAGGAGTTCTTGTAAAAGAGAGGGAAGAAGAAGGTATTACTATTACAAAAGTAACGATTGATGAAATTGCCTCTGAATCGATGGGTAAAAAACCTGGGAGCTATTTAACGCTTGAAGTACAAGGCATACGTCAACAAGATACGGAGCTGCAACAAAAAGTAGAGCGCATTTTTGCAAAAGAATTTTCTTATTTCTTAGAAGAGGTTGGCGTTACGAAAGAAGCGAGTTGTTTAATTGTTGGTCTTGGGAATTGGAATGTAACGCCAGATGCGCTTGGACCGATCGTTGTAGAAAATGTATTGGTAACGAGACATTTGTTTCAATTGCAGCCTGAAAGTGTAGAAGAAGGGTTTAGGCCTGTTAGTGCAATTCGGCCGGGGGTAATGGGGATTACAGGAATCGAAACGAGCGATGTCATTTATGGAATCATTGAGAAGACGAAGCCAGACTTTGTCATTGCAATTGATGCGTTAGCTGCCCGTTCTATTGAACGAGTAAATAGTACGATACAAATTTCTGATACGGGAATTCATCCTGGATCGGGTGTTGGGAATAAGCGTAAGGAGCTTAGTAAAGAAACATTAGGTATTCCTGTTATCGCGATTGGTGTTCCGACTGTGGTTGATGCCGTTTCAATTACAAGCGATACAATTGATTTTATTTTGAAACATTTTGGACGGGAGATGAAAGAAGGAAACAAACCTTCCCGTTCTTTGTTACCAGCGGGATTTTCATTTGGAGAAAAGAAAAAATTAACAGAAGAAGATATGCCGGATGAAAAGAGTCGGAATATGTTTTTGGGTGCTGTAGGTACATTGGAAGATGAAGAGAAGAGAAAATTAATTTATGAAGTGTTATCTCCTCTTGGCCATAATTTAATGGTGACTCCGAAAGAAGTGGATGCTTTCATAGAGGATATGGCGAATGTAATAGCGAGTGGTTTAAATGCAGCCTTGCATCATCAAATTGACCAAGACAATACAGGAGCATATACACATTGA
- the rpsT gene encoding 30S ribosomal protein S20, with protein sequence MANIKSAIKRAKLSEERRSHNASIKSDMRSAVKTVEALVTNNDLENAKEAFKTASKKLDKAARKGLIHQNAAARQKSRLAKQVNA encoded by the coding sequence ATGGCAAACATCAAATCTGCTATCAAACGCGCTAAACTTAGCGAAGAGCGTCGTTCACATAACGCTTCTATCAAGTCTGACATGCGTTCTGCTGTTAAAACTGTAGAAGCTTTAGTTACTAATAACGATCTTGAAAATGCTAAAGAAGCTTTCAAAACTGCTTCTAAAAAACTTGACAAAGCAGCTCGTAAAGGTCTTATCCACCAAAACGCTGCAGCTCGTCAAAAATCTCGCTTAGCGAAACAAGTAAACGCGTAA